gggataaatacactggcacagagagacaggaaacacagggataaatacactggcaccgagagacaggaaacacagggataaatacactggcacagagaaacacagggataaatacactagcaccgagagacaggaaacacagggataaatacactggcacagagaaacaggaaacacagggataaatacaccggcacagagaaacacagggataaatacactggcacagagaaacacagggataaatacacgggcacagagagacaggaaacacagggataaatacactggcacagagagacaggaaacacagggataaatacactggcacagagagacaggaaacacagggataaatacactggcacagagagacaggaaacacagggataaatacactggcacagagagacaggaaacacagggataaatacactggcacagagagacaggaaacacaggtataaatacactggcacagagagacaggaaacacagggataaatacactggcacagagaaacaggaaacacagggataaatacactggcacagagagacaggaaacacagggataaatacactggcacagagaaacaggaaacacagggataaatacactggcacagagagacaggaaacacaggtataaatacactggcacagagagacaggaaacacagggataaatacactggcacagagagacaggaaacacagggataaatacactggcacagagagacaggaaacacagggataaatacacatgGGAAAATATGCGACACCTGGAgggagtggagacaatcacaagaacaggtgaaaaagatcagggtgtgacatcttcatcctcatcattcagttaATTCAAATACAATTTTGAATGCACAATTATGAGTTTATATTTGGTTTATACCACCCATTCAATGACAGCATTAATTCAGGTAGAGACACATTAGGGgttgggacccaaaagcataaacAGTGCAGGGAGAAGACACAGGTACAGACCTATATTAGAGTTGAGGTTAGAAGTAGAAGTTACTGTATTTGAGCAcactcgcacacgcacacacacacacacacacactcacactcgcaCTCGcactcgcacacgcacacacacacacacacacacacacttacacatgaCTGAAAACACTGAAAAATGCTAACTGATGTCAAGTCACAGTGGAAGCACTTTTTTAATGATTTTACCTTCAATTATGCAAATAGATGAATGCTTTAAGTGTATTCATTGGTATTAAAGAGGAAATCTGCTGTAAAACccaaatactttagctgtgcttgGTTGAGCTTGTCTGGcttaatggaaccaatagaatagtcccaaacGCTAAAAGTAGTGGACAGCATCCAGAGACATTATTAAGATACATCCAATATGTTAATCAGTGATATAGAGTAGTAAGAGATCATATAAGAGGGTGTGTCTGgtgtatgtatttgtatttattatggatccccattagttcctgccaaggcagcagctactcctcctggggtatattatggatccccattagttcccgtcaaaacagcagctactcctcctggtgtttattatggatccccattagttcctgtcaaaacagcagctactcttcctgggtttcattatggatccccattagttcctgccaaggcagcagctactcttcctgggtttcattagggatccccattaattagttcctgccaaggcagcagctactcttcccaggttccagcaaaattaaggcagttatacaattttaaaaacattacaatacattcacaacagatttcacaacacattaagtgtgtgccctcaggcccctactccactaccacatatctacaacacaaaatccatgtgtacgtgtgtttatAGTGgctatgttatcgtgtgtgtttctgcatgtgtctctgtctatgtttgtgttgcttcacagtaaGTGGGTGGAACTTCCCCCAGTAGAACAGGAAGTTACTCAGGAATCAGATAACAAGGTGAAAAGAAGAAGAAAGTGTCCCAACTAAAACCAaccaggacatgttactgtataaccagccaggacatgttactgtataaccagccaggacatgttactgtataaccagccaggacatgttactgtgtaaccagccaggacatgttactgtataaccagcaATGACATGTTAGGAAAGGTCAGGAAAATAACCACACACTCAATGtccacaaaacaaaggagatgatcgtggacttcaggaaacagcagagggagcagccccctatccacatcgacgggacagtagtggagtgGGTGGAAAGTTTAAAGTTCCTCGGCTTCACCTCATGGACAAACTGaagtacctgtagttagtactacatccacccaggtctctgtcaccaacactacagctgtacctgtagttagtactacatccacccaggtctctgtcaccaacactacagctgtacctgtagttagtactacgtCCACCCAGGTATCTGTCAcaaacactacagctgtacctgtagttagtactacatccacccaggtctctgtcaccaacactacagctgtacctgtagttagtactacatcaacccaggtctctgtcaccaacactacagctgtacctgtagttagtactacatcaacccaggtctctgtcaccaacactatagctgtacctgtagttagtactacatccacccaggtctctgtcaccaacactacagctgtacctgtagttagtactacatccacccaggtctctgtcaccaacactacagctgtacctgtagttagtactacaaccacccaggtctctgtcaccaacactacagctgtacctgtagttagtactacatccacccaggtctctgtcaccaacactacagctgtacctgtagttagtactacatccacccaggtcgctgtcaccaacactacagttgtACCTatagttagtactacatccacccaggtctctgtcaccaacactacagctgtacctgtagttagtactacatccacccaggtctctgttaccaacactacagctgtacctgtagttagtactacatccacccaggtctctgtcaccaagaTGTAACCAGTATGTTTATGTTATGTTGTACTGAAAGACAGGGTGGAAATATGAATGTTTTGTCATAATACATGTGATGGGTTTTTATTCTTCTTTCTATTCTATTCAATCTGCCAAACTGAAACTACAGAGATATTGTCAGAACTTCTGCTTTTTCATTCTGAGTAACTCTTCACAGTCAGTATAGATAAAAAAAGACCCCTACTGTAGATGGCCATTGGTTGCCGGTCACACCACGGAGGGAAGTTTCCCCTAGgttcagatctaggatcaggtttatCTCACCcaatcctaaccataaccatttGTGGTGGAAATGCAACACCGACCTAAGATCAGCGTCTAGGGACAACTTCCCCCTACACCACCAGTCACAGAGTGAGATCCATAATGTGCTCTCCATTTGAAGGCTGGGGGTGCTGTATACTCAGTCAGGATATATGTAGTGTATATGTCAATTAACAGGATTCCCATTTATTTTAGCAGATCCAAAATTGTGACCCTGTGTATTCACACATACATCATATAGCATGATATagagtcatatcatgtattatattatcagactaaggctggtgggagtcatatcatgtagtATATTATCAcactaaggctggtgggagtcatatcatgtattatattatcagactaaggctggtgggagtcatacaggtgcttctacacctgcattgcttgctgtttggggttttaggctgggtttctgtacagcactttgagatatcagctgatgtacgaagggctatataaatacatttgatttgatttgattttatatcaTGTAGTATATTATCAGActaagactggtgggagtcatatcatgtattatattatcagactaaggctggtgggagtcatatcatgtagtATATTATCAGActaagactggtgggagtcatatcatgtattatattatcagactaagactggtgggagtcatatcatgtagtATCTTATCACACTAAGGCTGGGTCACATGGTTGCCAGTGTTTCTAATCCATTGTGGTTGACTGATAGAGTTTCACTACCTAAAGTCACACAGGCGTAGGACAGTGCAGGGAGAAGAATCAGGTACAGACGTACATTAGAGTTGAGGTTAGAAGTAGAAGTTACTGTATTTGACCACAAGTGTTTAAAGATGTCAGAGGGAGTCAATGAAATCTCAGATAGATTTGAAGACGATGAGTCTGATGCAACGAAGAACACAGACATTGATGACCAAAATTATTCCAACGTAAGAGCCTTCAAGTCCAGTCCAAGAGATGGAGTTGTTGTTTCAGGTaagattgcacacacacacacacaaacaaataacacacacaatacactacaGGTGAGATAACCTGTAGTACTCTAGCTTTATTTGTCTCAATCCTGGATGATACAGTAAAACACATTACCACAGATCTTAGTTTAATCATTTGTGATTCAGTACATGTTCAGTGGTGGAAGAGACCCTCTGGAGTTGCTGTATTGTGTCTGGGGCTGCTGTGTGTTCTCCTACTGGCTGGGATCATAGGCCTGTCTGTATACTGTAAGTTTACAATGTTTTTACTGAGACTTAAGTAGCCTACTTAATCATACTTACTCATTAATGGTGTTTTAGTTACATGTTTCATCAACTTTACCCTTTTACAGATGGAGACATTGGTCACCAGCTACAGTCCAGTTACAACATCCTGACAAAAGAgatagaccagctacagaccagttacaacaacctgactaaagagagagaccagatacagTCCAGTTACAACatcctgactaaagagagagaccagctacagaccagttacaacaacctgactaaagagagagaccagctacagaccagttgcaacaacctgactaaagagagagaccagctacagtccagttacaacaacctgactaaagagagagacaagctACAGTCcagttacaacaacctgactaaagatagagaccagctacagactgAGAGAGATTTTCTTAGTAGGAGGTCTTCCAATCTCAGTGAGTAAACCTACAGTAACACATTATCTTTAATCCCTCACACCTTATCGTGTGTCTGTATTCTTTCATTAAGTATCCAGTGTGGTAAGATGAAGGAAATTCATGTTTTCATCTTGTAGAACAAACCTGTCCTGAAGGCTGGCAGAAGTTTGAATCCAGTTGGTACTTCCTGTCTACTGAGACTAAAAACtggaaggagagcagagaggactgtctggagagaggagcagacctggTGATGATAAACAGTGATAAGGAacaggtgagtgagagagagagagcgagagagtgagaggggagagagagagcgagagagtgagaggggagagagagagagagagagagagagagagagagcgagagagaagataTGGGTGTGCTAGGGGTATAtgcatatttatttatctttctcaACAACAGGAGTTTCTCTTCAAACTCAAGAAGACAGTCTGGATTGgtctgactgactctgttactgagGCGACCTGGAGATGGGTGGACGGCAccccactgaccaccccaaggtaatatTCTACTGCtgtaataacactgaccaccccaaggtaatatTCTACTGCtgtaataacactgaccaacccaaggtaatatactactgttataataacactgaccaacccaaggtaataCACTACTGCTATattaacactgaccaacccaaggtaatatactactgctcttataacactgaccaacccaaggtaatatactactgctataataacactgaccaacccaaggtaataCACTACTGCTATattaacactgaccaacccaaggtaatatactactgctctaataacactgaccaacccaaggtaatatactactgctctaataacactgac
The window above is part of the Oncorhynchus kisutch isolate 150728-3 unplaced genomic scaffold, Okis_V2 scaffold1347, whole genome shotgun sequence genome. Proteins encoded here:
- the LOC116366045 gene encoding C-type lectin domain family 12 member B-like, whose protein sequence is MSEGVNEISDRFEDDESDATKNTDIDDQNYSNVRAFKSSPRDGVVVSVHVQWWKRPSGVAVLCLGLLCVLLLAGIIGLSVYYGDIGHQLQSSYNILTKEIDQLQTSYNNLTKERDQIQPRDQLQSSYNNLTKERDKLQSSYNNLTKDRDQLQTERDFLSRRSSNLKQTCPEGWQKFESSWYFLSTETKNWKESREDCLERGADLVMINSDKEQEFLFKLKKTVWIGLTDSVTEATWRWVDGTPLTTPR